A stretch of Candidatus Omnitrophota bacterium DNA encodes these proteins:
- a CDS encoding alpha/beta hydrolase, translating to MSEENGYRQWISPRARAVFLLVHGIGAHTGRWEALADFFIKNDISSYAIECPNPEDYNDGIFSLREIIVKNNPGKKIFLIGESLGGLISFTLVVRRSGLFDGLVCFSPAFGSRLKMSMLNYLKISASLLYNPGKEFKLPFDSSMCTRDEEYRKKMDSDEREHRLASSHSIVKILFMQMASWILAKKLKDPVFFLVAGDDKIVDSRVSVGIFKRLTAKDKTLIEYPGMYHALSIDLGKEKVFEDLLKWTEKRI from the coding sequence ATGAGCGAAGAGAACGGCTACAGGCAATGGATCTCCCCTCGAGCCAGAGCCGTTTTTTTATTGGTGCACGGGATCGGAGCCCACACCGGAAGATGGGAAGCGCTGGCCGACTTCTTCATCAAGAATGATATCTCGTCTTACGCTATCGAATGCCCGAATCCCGAAGATTATAATGACGGCATCTTCAGCCTTCGCGAAATAATCGTAAAGAATAATCCCGGAAAAAAGATATTCCTGATAGGCGAGAGCCTGGGTGGGCTTATATCATTTACGCTCGTCGTGAGGCGAAGCGGCCTCTTCGACGGCCTTGTCTGTTTTTCGCCCGCCTTCGGGAGTAGACTGAAGATGTCGATGCTGAATTACCTGAAGATCTCCGCATCCCTTCTCTATAATCCGGGAAAAGAATTCAAGCTGCCGTTTGATTCGTCGATGTGCACTCGCGATGAAGAATATAGAAAGAAGATGGATTCCGATGAGCGCGAGCATCGCCTGGCTTCATCACATTCGATCGTTAAGATATTATTTATGCAAATGGCTTCATGGATTTTAGCCAAGAAGCTGAAAGATCCCGTATTTTTTCTCGTTGCAGGGGACGATAAGATAGTCGACTCCCGCGTCAGCGTCGGAATATTTAAACGTCTTACGGCCAAGGACAAGACATTAATAGAATATCCTGGTATGTATCATGCGCTTTCGATAGATTTGGGCAAGGAGAAGGTTTTTGAGGATCTGTTGAAGTGGACGGAAAAAAGGATATAA
- the ftsA gene encoding cell division protein FtsA, whose product MNKSITVTGLDIGSSKIAAVIARIDRDGRLDIAGFATGEAGGIDRGMLVDLNDSIDSVSRVLTKLKGKASRVTGEIYVNISGEDVRGAKSVGMVPISLRGREIAAPDIENSVNAASTIHLPFDREIIHRVVHSFSIDDQPWIKNPLGLYASRLACETYVVTANMNHIQSIHKCVNDAGYDVKDIAFTGIASGVSLLDKETKESGAVLVDIGNSLTEISIFLGGVLDSFDIISLGGRDAGSDFRSSALFNKLISAISASLQDLSKRSVGPQSIILTGGYALTDGVIEFLEEKLSHPVKMGTLRGTQGDISGLDGVRLATAIGLCGYAYEKKLALTSSPAKRIHAKVVEIFNNYF is encoded by the coding sequence GTGAATAAGTCAATAACGGTAACAGGCCTGGATATAGGATCGTCGAAGATAGCGGCCGTCATCGCGCGCATAGATAGGGATGGCCGATTAGATATCGCGGGTTTTGCGACCGGCGAGGCCGGAGGGATCGACAGGGGCATGCTTGTGGATCTTAATGATTCGATAGATTCCGTCTCCAGGGTATTGACGAAACTCAAAGGTAAGGCCTCAAGAGTAACCGGTGAGATATATGTGAACATAAGCGGGGAGGATGTCAGGGGGGCAAAGTCCGTAGGGATGGTCCCCATATCGCTTAGAGGCAGAGAGATAGCGGCCCCCGATATCGAGAACAGCGTCAATGCCGCGAGCACGATCCATCTTCCGTTCGATAGAGAGATAATACATAGAGTGGTCCATTCTTTTTCGATAGATGACCAGCCATGGATAAAGAATCCGCTTGGGTTGTATGCGTCGCGTCTTGCCTGTGAGACATATGTCGTCACGGCAAACATGAATCACATTCAGAGTATCCATAAATGCGTGAATGACGCCGGCTATGATGTGAAAGATATCGCGTTTACGGGGATAGCGAGCGGAGTGAGCCTTCTTGATAAAGAGACGAAGGAATCCGGCGCCGTACTGGTAGATATAGGTAATTCTCTTACAGAAATTTCCATATTTCTTGGAGGTGTTCTTGACAGCTTTGACATAATAAGCCTCGGGGGCCGAGATGCGGGGAGTGATTTTCGCTCCAGCGCCTTATTTAACAAACTCATATCTGCGATATCCGCGAGCCTCCAGGATCTTTCAAAGAGAAGCGTAGGGCCTCAATCGATAATCCTTACGGGAGGCTATGCGCTTACCGATGGCGTAATAGAATTTCTGGAAGAAAAGCTTTCTCACCCCGTCAAAATGGGCACGCTTCGGGGGACGCAGGGCGATATCTCCGGACTCGACGGCGTGCGCCTTGCGACAGCGATAGGACTTTGCGGATATGCCTATGAAAAGAAGCTAGCCCTTACTTCAAGCCCGGCTAAACGTATTCATGCCAAAGTAGTCGAAATATTTAATAACTACTTTTAA
- a CDS encoding cell division protein FtsQ/DivIB produces the protein MGKLKKIKKFKAPEINGKTKDVIISKTMTVLVVFLFLIFAAMLVKAFLRQSDYFKLRAVDIKASFLDPRAASSISSRVFNAYRSKNVFNINLKYIAQSIQSSYGDVRDVVASISLPDKLVISLKLRRPVALIKSGKFYPVDEDGVILPGGSRVEALNDLPVINGLDIRTINSGLTGKNLNLTLELLGEIRRARSLSSFGVSSISVYDPRNMSFCLKNGVEIRIGQENFRERLNLLSKALRDPRLALDNIRYIDVRFKDIVVGPK, from the coding sequence ATGGGAAAGCTTAAAAAAATAAAGAAATTTAAAGCGCCTGAAATAAACGGCAAGACCAAGGATGTGATCATATCGAAAACTATGACAGTTCTTGTAGTGTTTCTTTTTCTTATATTCGCGGCCATGCTGGTAAAGGCATTCCTTCGCCAGTCGGATTACTTTAAACTGCGCGCGGTGGATATTAAAGCCTCGTTCCTGGATCCGCGCGCGGCATCATCCATAAGCAGCCGGGTATTTAACGCCTATAGGTCCAAAAACGTTTTTAACATAAATTTAAAGTATATAGCGCAAAGCATACAGAGTAGTTACGGGGATGTGAGGGACGTCGTAGCCAGCATCTCGCTTCCCGATAAATTGGTGATAAGCCTCAAACTGCGCCGTCCGGTAGCGTTGATTAAAAGCGGAAAATTTTATCCTGTGGATGAGGATGGCGTGATCCTTCCGGGCGGAAGTCGGGTGGAGGCGCTTAACGATCTGCCTGTGATCAACGGGCTCGACATCAGGACGATAAATTCGGGACTGACAGGCAAAAACTTAAACCTTACCCTGGAGCTATTGGGAGAGATACGCCGGGCTCGCTCGCTATCGTCCTTTGGGGTCTCCTCGATAAGTGTGTACGATCCCAGAAATATGTCGTTCTGCCTGAAGAACGGCGTCGAGATCAGGATAGGACAGGAAAATTTTAGAGAAAGGCTCAATCTGCTCAGTAAGGCTCTCAGAGATCCGAGGCTGGCTCTGGATAATATAAGATATATAGACGTGCGGTTTAAGGATATTGTAGTAGGTCCCAAATAA
- a CDS encoding D-alanine--D-alanine ligase, which produces MSLTRIGRVGVLAGGPSNEREISLRSGRAVHASLVRKGLDAVLLDVRNDIKSVIEENKIDIAFIALHGRFGEDGTVQRILEDMKIPYTGSRPEASKTALDKVLTKSVFERSEIPSPRYIIFEKDDFNPEDCYHLGFPMVVKPHLEGSSIGLSVVNDKNALVAAIDKAFEYGELALIEEYVAGRELTVGILDDEPLPVIEIVTKDNIYDYKAKYADLETKYLVPAPLDEETAKRAQALGKSSHLALGCRCFSRIDMIMDSSSRFFVLEANTIPGMTERSLLPKAAQAIGLSFDDLCIRLVENALIA; this is translated from the coding sequence ATGAGCCTTACGAGGATAGGGAGGGTAGGGGTGCTGGCGGGAGGGCCTTCGAATGAGCGCGAGATAAGCCTGAGAAGCGGCCGGGCTGTGCACGCGAGCCTTGTTCGTAAAGGCCTTGACGCCGTGCTTCTTGATGTGCGGAATGATATTAAGAGCGTGATCGAAGAGAATAAGATCGATATAGCCTTTATCGCGCTCCATGGAAGGTTTGGTGAGGACGGCACGGTCCAGAGGATATTAGAAGATATGAAGATACCTTATACAGGATCCCGCCCTGAGGCTTCGAAGACCGCATTAGACAAAGTCCTGACGAAATCCGTCTTCGAGCGCTCAGAGATACCATCGCCGCGCTATATAATATTTGAAAAAGATGATTTCAATCCGGAGGACTGCTACCATCTGGGCTTTCCGATGGTGGTGAAGCCCCATCTTGAAGGTTCGAGCATAGGTCTTTCAGTCGTCAACGATAAGAATGCCCTTGTTGCGGCGATAGATAAAGCTTTTGAATATGGCGAGCTGGCGCTCATCGAAGAGTATGTCGCGGGACGGGAACTTACCGTAGGTATATTGGACGACGAACCTCTTCCTGTGATAGAGATCGTTACGAAAGATAATATTTACGATTATAAGGCAAAGTATGCCGACCTGGAAACGAAGTACCTTGTGCCAGCTCCGCTGGATGAGGAGACGGCCAAGCGGGCGCAGGCGCTTGGAAAGAGCTCTCATCTGGCTCTCGGATGCAGATGTTTTTCACGCATCGATATGATCATGGACTCTTCATCCAGGTTCTTTGTGCTTGAAGCCAATACCATTCCCGGCATGACGGAAAGGAGCCTGCTGCCGAAGGCAGCGCAGGCAATTGGCTTGAGTTTTGACGATTTATGTATTAGACTGGTCGAGAATGCTTTGATTGCATAG
- the murC gene encoding UDP-N-acetylmuramate--L-alanine ligase, with the protein MLSKKKNIHFVGVGGIGMSGIAQILLEMGHNISGSDIEKSHITERLEAMGGRMFAGHRASNLPGSLDILVYSSSITKDNPEMKEGLRRKAGIVHRARMLGEIFNSKKGIAVSGTHGKTTTTSLISIMLENARLGPTAIIGGEVSQFNGNAKLGAGPYAVAEADESDGSFIHLKPLYAVITNMEMEHLDHFKSLEHIHASYRAFIDNIKNGGAVFYNAEDMNTRIAMKGFRKHSEGFGFSRNADMYPIGIKMDGFNTSFRCVYKNKVLGSVNLSIPGRHNILNAMAAILVGLKLGIAFKEITRSIKNFDGAKRRFQLRADVDGVMLIDDYAHHPTEIRAVLDACRNWKPKRVVAIFQPHRFSRTKFLVDEFGRCFKGVDKLILTDIYAASEKAIRGVSIMNVYDKAKENGISDVTVLKKEAIPEHVMRIKKSGDMILVLGAGDIKNVADRLSDMLNREVSAPVNYSLNKKLIADLKRKTKGRIVTGEKLSRRTSFRIGGRSEIWIEPADVKDLRKVLIFIAKYKILMFIIGNGSNVLASDSGFNGILVHLGAEAFRKIKITGAKVTVGAGFSLPKLVRMVCENGLGGMESLVGIPGTTGGAIYMNAGGHKNPAYRNIGELITSLKVMDYRGRIKTLKKKDLVFGYRSSNLDRYIVLEAQLKLDRSERSALISSCGRFLKMKKDKQALDYPSAGCIFKNPDNSQFTCAQMIDMLKLKGKRIGGAEVSCKHANFIINRGNASCKDVLELVDFIKGKVKENYGIDLELEVKLI; encoded by the coding sequence ATGCTCAGCAAAAAAAAGAATATACATTTTGTGGGGGTTGGCGGGATAGGGATGAGCGGCATCGCCCAGATCCTGCTGGAGATGGGCCATAACATATCGGGTTCAGATATCGAAAAGAGCCATATAACGGAGCGGCTGGAAGCCATGGGCGGCAGGATGTTCGCCGGGCACAGGGCCTCAAATCTTCCCGGAAGTCTCGATATCCTTGTTTATTCTTCATCCATAACGAAGGATAACCCTGAGATGAAAGAGGGTTTGAGGCGAAAAGCCGGCATAGTGCATCGCGCCCGTATGCTCGGTGAGATATTCAATAGCAAGAAAGGCATCGCGGTTAGCGGCACTCATGGCAAGACCACTACTACCTCGCTTATATCGATAATGCTCGAGAATGCCAGGCTCGGGCCGACTGCGATAATAGGCGGCGAGGTCAGCCAATTTAACGGCAATGCTAAACTGGGCGCCGGGCCTTACGCTGTCGCTGAAGCTGATGAGAGCGACGGTTCTTTCATTCATCTCAAACCCCTCTATGCTGTAATTACTAATATGGAGATGGAGCATCTCGACCACTTCAAATCCCTTGAACATATTCACGCGTCTTACAGGGCGTTCATTGATAACATAAAAAACGGCGGCGCGGTCTTTTATAATGCCGAGGATATGAATACACGGATAGCTATGAAAGGCTTCCGCAAGCATAGCGAAGGATTCGGTTTCTCCAGGAACGCCGATATGTATCCGATCGGCATAAAGATGGATGGGTTTAATACGTCTTTCAGGTGCGTCTATAAGAATAAAGTGCTGGGCAGTGTAAATTTAAGCATCCCCGGCAGGCATAATATATTGAATGCGATGGCTGCCATACTCGTCGGATTAAAACTCGGGATCGCTTTCAAGGAAATAACGCGCTCGATAAAAAATTTTGACGGCGCAAAACGCCGTTTCCAGCTCAGGGCCGATGTCGACGGAGTAATGCTGATAGACGATTACGCCCACCATCCGACCGAGATAAGGGCGGTCCTGGATGCATGTCGTAATTGGAAGCCAAAGAGGGTCGTCGCGATATTTCAACCGCACAGATTCTCACGCACTAAATTTCTTGTGGATGAGTTTGGCAGATGTTTCAAAGGCGTCGATAAGCTGATACTTACCGATATCTATGCCGCAAGCGAGAAGGCTATAAGGGGTGTTTCGATAATGAATGTGTATGATAAAGCGAAGGAGAACGGCATCTCCGATGTCACGGTCTTAAAAAAAGAAGCTATTCCGGAACATGTGATGCGAATAAAGAAATCCGGCGATATGATCCTTGTGCTTGGTGCCGGCGATATAAAGAATGTCGCGGACAGGTTGTCCGATATGCTCAATAGAGAGGTGAGCGCTCCGGTAAACTATTCGCTGAACAAAAAATTGATAGCGGACTTAAAAAGAAAAACGAAGGGCAGAATAGTAACCGGCGAAAAACTTTCACGCCGCACATCCTTCAGGATAGGCGGACGATCGGAAATATGGATCGAGCCCGCAGATGTTAAGGACCTGCGCAAAGTCCTCATCTTTATAGCCAAATATAAGATACTGATGTTCATCATAGGCAACGGGTCCAACGTCCTGGCATCAGATAGCGGTTTTAACGGCATACTGGTTCATCTCGGCGCGGAAGCTTTCAGGAAGATTAAGATAACCGGTGCCAAAGTTACTGTAGGGGCCGGCTTCAGTTTGCCGAAACTTGTGCGGATGGTTTGTGAAAACGGTCTTGGGGGGATGGAGTCACTCGTCGGAATACCCGGCACGACAGGCGGAGCCATATATATGAACGCCGGCGGTCATAAAAATCCGGCCTACAGGAATATCGGCGAGCTCATTACGTCATTAAAAGTTATGGACTACAGAGGAAGGATAAAGACGCTAAAGAAGAAAGATCTTGTTTTTGGTTATAGATCTTCAAACCTTGATCGGTATATAGTGCTGGAGGCCCAACTTAAGCTTGATAGGTCCGAAAGGTCCGCTCTGATCTCAAGCTGCGGCAGGTTTCTGAAGATGAAAAAAGATAAACAGGCGCTCGATTACCCGAGCGCGGGATGCATATTCAAAAATCCGGATAATTCCCAGTTCACATGCGCTCAGATGATAGACATGCTTAAGCTTAAAGGCAAGAGAATAGGCGGCGCCGAGGTTTCCTGTAAGCATGCGAACTTCATAATAAACCGCGGCAACGCCAGCTGTAAAGACGTGCTTGAGCTAGTCGACTTTATAAAAGGCAAAGTAAAAGAAAATTACGGGATAGATCTTGAATTGGAAGTGAAACTGATATGA
- the murG gene encoding undecaprenyldiphospho-muramoylpentapeptide beta-N-acetylglucosaminyltransferase gives MKKIIIAAGGSGGHIFPAIALGRSISALDKDAAIMYIGSDKALDRRMFEKEGVPFSTLSANKLAYKFSPGMVIVCFRLLADIFKALSMILSYKPDVVVGFGGYVSFPVIFAAGLVGIPTIAHEQNVVPGRANKLLFKFVSKIAVSFEETKDAIGRYSEKCVLTGNPIRSEISKGDRAYGMKRFGLDGNKLTILVIGGSQGAAFLNRTFIDALSIMDPGQRCSVQVIHITGVKDYEWALKAYEELGIDYRVHSFLDRIEEAYASADLVVTRSGASAIFELAFLKKPMILIPYPYAMSHQLDNARVFQQDGAAILVEEKDLSAGIFSNLILGLIKDGDKMRSLGEAAHRLSVGQASDNLAREVIALERR, from the coding sequence GTGAAGAAGATCATAATAGCCGCGGGTGGTTCAGGCGGCCATATATTTCCGGCGATAGCCCTGGGCCGCTCGATTTCGGCGCTGGATAAAGACGCCGCTATAATGTATATTGGAAGCGATAAGGCCCTCGACAGGAGAATGTTCGAGAAGGAGGGTGTGCCCTTCAGTACCCTTTCAGCGAACAAGCTTGCGTATAAATTTTCACCGGGCATGGTCATCGTATGTTTCAGGCTGCTGGCCGATATATTTAAAGCCTTATCTATGATTCTTTCATACAAACCGGATGTCGTGGTGGGTTTCGGGGGCTATGTATCTTTCCCCGTAATATTTGCCGCCGGGCTGGTCGGCATACCTACAATAGCGCATGAGCAGAACGTGGTGCCCGGTAGAGCTAATAAGCTGCTCTTTAAGTTTGTGAGTAAAATAGCTGTCAGCTTTGAAGAGACTAAAGATGCGATCGGCAGATACTCGGAAAAATGCGTATTGACCGGCAACCCTATACGCAGTGAGATCTCGAAGGGCGATCGCGCTTACGGCATGAAACGTTTTGGCCTGGACGGGAATAAGTTAACGATACTCGTTATAGGCGGCAGTCAGGGCGCGGCTTTCCTTAACAGGACATTCATTGACGCCCTTTCGATAATGGATCCCGGGCAGAGGTGCTCTGTGCAGGTTATCCACATAACGGGCGTTAAAGATTATGAATGGGCGCTTAAGGCTTATGAAGAGCTCGGGATAGATTACAGGGTCCATTCGTTCCTCGACAGGATAGAGGAGGCTTACGCTTCCGCGGATCTTGTGGTGACCAGGTCCGGCGCTTCGGCTATATTCGAACTCGCCTTTTTAAAAAAGCCGATGATACTTATACCGTATCCGTACGCTATGAGCCATCAGCTTGATAATGCGCGTGTCTTCCAGCAAGACGGCGCGGCCATACTGGTAGAGGAGAAGGACCTGAGTGCTGGTATCTTCTCGAATTTAATTCTCGGCCTGATCAAAGACGGCGATAAGATGAGAAGTTTGGGCGAGGCGGCCCACCGGCTCTCCGTTGGGCAAGCCTCAGACAACCTGGCGAGAGAAGTGATCGCTTTAGAGAGAAGATAA
- the ftsW gene encoding putative lipid II flippase FtsW, translating to MRSVRRSIFSIVAVLVGVGIVMIYSASAIYAYSNMHDSLYYLKRHLIYLAAGIVMMFIAMSVDLKRIKGLSKPMMLVSIMLLVLVLVPHIGKEISGAKRWFKLGPVNFQPSEFAKIAILIYMADFIARKKELVKSFMRGYVPAMLVLGTTVGLILLEPDLGTAVTISVITIMMLYVSGLRVSYIIASLLASLPLMYMLLFRVPFRRKRLMIFLNPWADKRGTGFQIIQSFIALGSGGLLGVGLGQSRQKLFYLPASHTDFIFSIIGEELGFIGTASVVVLFILFVWEGMKVVMRTSGIFEKMLSFGVVSMIALEAIINIGVTAGALPTKGLPLPFISYGGSGLMFHLVAVGLLLNAAKSCEAVR from the coding sequence ATGAGAAGTGTGAGGAGGTCGATATTCTCAATAGTCGCCGTGCTGGTGGGCGTGGGCATAGTCATGATATATTCCGCGAGCGCCATTTACGCGTACAGTAATATGCATGACAGCCTGTATTACCTTAAGAGGCATCTTATATATCTGGCGGCAGGGATCGTGATGATGTTTATAGCGATGTCGGTGGATCTAAAGCGTATCAAAGGACTGTCTAAGCCTATGATGCTGGTATCTATAATGCTCCTGGTCCTTGTCCTCGTCCCGCATATAGGTAAAGAGATATCGGGCGCCAAACGCTGGTTTAAGCTCGGTCCGGTTAACTTTCAACCGTCGGAGTTTGCCAAGATAGCCATACTTATATATATGGCAGACTTCATCGCCAGAAAAAAAGAGCTCGTGAAGAGTTTTATGCGCGGTTATGTGCCGGCGATGTTAGTCCTTGGCACGACGGTGGGACTTATACTGCTTGAACCTGATCTGGGTACAGCGGTAACTATCTCGGTCATAACTATAATGATGTTGTATGTAAGCGGCCTCAGGGTCTCTTATATAATCGCTTCGTTATTGGCCAGCCTTCCGCTGATGTATATGCTTCTCTTCAGGGTGCCTTTCAGGAGGAAGCGTTTAATGATATTCCTGAACCCGTGGGCCGATAAACGGGGCACGGGGTTTCAGATAATTCAGTCGTTTATCGCGCTCGGCTCAGGCGGGTTATTGGGCGTCGGTCTCGGGCAGTCGAGACAGAAATTATTCTATCTCCCTGCCTCACATACCGATTTCATATTCTCGATAATAGGAGAGGAGCTCGGTTTCATAGGTACGGCGTCGGTTGTGGTATTGTTTATTCTATTTGTCTGGGAAGGAATGAAAGTGGTGATGAGGACCTCGGGGATTTTCGAAAAGATGCTCAGTTTCGGCGTGGTGTCGATGATAGCCCTCGAGGCGATAATAAATATAGGCGTGACCGCGGGCGCTCTTCCAACGAAGGGGCTGCCGCTGCCTTTCATAAGCTATGGCGGAAGCGGGCTGATGTTTCATCTGGTGGCGGTCGGCCTATTGCTGAATGCGGCAAAGAGCTGCGAGGCGGTAAGGTGA
- the murD gene encoding UDP-N-acetylmuramoyl-L-alanine--D-glutamate ligase, with protein MELKGRRVTVIGLGNSGVNAALLLSKHGAKVFATDASINAELKRSRTKLEAKKIKVELGAHTESFVKGSDLVVVSPGVEESSQALKWALEHKINIISEMELGYLFCKGRIIAITGTNGKSTVTTLIGEILKDSGKDMVVCGNIGNSLCGEVTKIKKETWVVLEVSSAQLERIEKFKPHIAIILNVTDDHMDRYKDFYEYFNHKMKIFANQDQGDLLILNYDAENLRNLKGLARSNVLFYAKARLATNSYEIAAYVRDEWICCIFGEGEKEIMHINDIKLKGLHNLENVIVSSLVGMIVGATGRSIRDTVRKFMGLAHRFETVDIVEGVEYIDDSKSTTVDSTKRALESCSKPVVLIAGGKDKHSDYSVVKNVVEDKARHVVLIGEASGAIKKALIESALIHEAGDMDGAVEMSSKLAKDGWVVLLSPMCSSFDMYKNYKERGNKFKEAVRKLKCRLEAGEGLKR; from the coding sequence ATGGAACTTAAAGGCAGGCGGGTAACGGTCATCGGGTTGGGAAATAGCGGAGTGAACGCGGCGCTCTTGCTGTCAAAGCATGGCGCGAAAGTGTTCGCTACCGACGCGAGTATAAACGCGGAACTTAAGAGATCGAGAACGAAGCTTGAAGCTAAGAAGATCAAAGTCGAGCTTGGAGCTCATACGGAATCGTTTGTTAAAGGAAGTGATCTCGTTGTCGTGAGCCCGGGCGTTGAGGAGTCATCCCAGGCCTTGAAATGGGCGTTAGAGCATAAGATAAATATAATAAGCGAGATGGAGCTCGGTTATCTTTTCTGTAAAGGTCGAATAATCGCGATAACGGGAACGAATGGCAAGTCCACAGTGACGACGCTTATAGGCGAGATACTGAAGGATAGCGGAAAGGATATGGTAGTCTGCGGCAATATCGGCAATTCACTTTGCGGCGAGGTGACGAAAATAAAGAAAGAGACTTGGGTTGTGCTTGAAGTCAGTTCCGCCCAGCTTGAGCGTATCGAGAAGTTTAAGCCGCACATAGCCATCATACTTAACGTTACCGACGACCATATGGACCGGTATAAAGACTTTTATGAATATTTCAATCATAAAATGAAGATATTTGCCAATCAGGACCAGGGCGATCTTCTCATCCTGAATTACGATGCCGAGAATCTGAGAAATTTAAAAGGGCTCGCCAGGTCCAACGTTCTCTTCTATGCTAAGGCCCGGCTCGCCACCAACAGTTACGAGATAGCGGCATATGTAAGGGATGAATGGATATGCTGTATTTTCGGAGAAGGCGAGAAAGAGATAATGCACATAAATGATATCAAGCTTAAAGGCCTTCATAATCTGGAGAACGTTATAGTATCGAGCCTGGTCGGGATGATTGTGGGCGCTACAGGAAGATCGATCAGGGATACTGTAAGAAAATTTATGGGCCTTGCGCACAGGTTCGAAACGGTAGATATTGTAGAAGGCGTTGAATATATAGACGATTCAAAGAGCACGACCGTGGATTCTACCAAGAGGGCGCTTGAATCCTGCTCGAAGCCGGTCGTTTTGATAGCAGGCGGTAAAGACAAGCATAGCGACTATAGCGTTGTGAAGAATGTCGTTGAAGATAAGGCCAGGCACGTTGTGCTTATAGGGGAGGCATCCGGCGCCATAAAGAAGGCGTTGATCGAGAGCGCGCTTATACATGAAGCCGGCGACATGGACGGGGCGGTAGAGATGTCGAGTAAGCTTGCTAAGGACGGATGGGTGGTTCTGCTCTCGCCGATGTGCTCCAGCTTCGATATGTATAAGAATTATAAGGAGCGAGGCAATAAATTTAAAGAGGCTGTGAGGAAATTAAAATGCAGGCTTGAAGCCGGCGAAGGCTTGAAAAGATGA
- the mraY gene encoding phospho-N-acetylmuramoyl-pentapeptide-transferase, which produces MLYYIFYPLKDLWFGFNVFKYITFRAVMAALTAFLISVIFGPIVIRLLKKLNFGQYIRKDHVESLHDLHKHKEGTPTMGGLLIILAILVSTLLWADVLNQYVLLTLASFLFLGLVGFRDDYIKVTKKRNKGLGAKAKLISQVTLGVAIALYVIYFTPIPTDLALPFTKGFVLSLGIFYIIFVVLVLTSSSNAVNLTDGLDGLAIGCTIVAALSYAILSYVTGNFKLSDYLNIFYLEGAGELTVFCASMIGAGLGFLWFNCYPATVFMGDTGSLALGGGIGVVAVFIKKELLLFLVGGIFVLEALSVVLQVLWFKTTKNRLFLMAPIHHHFQFLGWKESKITIRFWIVAIILALFSLATLKLQ; this is translated from the coding sequence ATGCTTTACTATATATTTTATCCGCTTAAGGATCTGTGGTTCGGTTTTAACGTATTTAAATATATAACGTTCAGGGCCGTGATGGCCGCGCTTACCGCGTTCCTGATATCGGTGATATTCGGACCTATCGTTATACGTTTACTCAAGAAGTTGAATTTTGGCCAGTATATCAGAAAAGACCACGTGGAGAGCCTTCATGATCTGCATAAGCATAAAGAGGGCACTCCGACGATGGGCGGCTTACTTATAATATTGGCGATACTGGTATCGACTTTGCTCTGGGCCGATGTACTAAATCAATATGTGCTTCTGACTTTAGCATCATTCCTGTTCTTAGGCCTTGTCGGATTCAGAGACGATTATATCAAGGTAACCAAGAAGAGAAATAAGGGCCTGGGCGCGAAAGCAAAGCTCATTAGCCAGGTGACTTTGGGCGTCGCCATCGCTCTCTACGTCATATACTTTACGCCTATCCCGACCGACCTTGCGCTGCCCTTCACCAAAGGTTTCGTATTAAGCCTGGGGATATTTTATATTATTTTTGTTGTCCTCGTCCTGACGAGCTCCAGTAATGCCGTGAACCTGACCGACGGGCTGGACGGACTTGCCATCGGATGCACGATAGTCGCGGCATTATCTTATGCGATATTAAGTTATGTTACGGGAAATTTTAAACTGAGCGACTATCTTAATATATTCTATCTCGAGGGCGCGGGAGAGCTTACCGTCTTCTGCGCCAGCATGATAGGGGCCGGGCTCGGGTTCTTATGGTTCAACTGCTATCCCGCGACCGTCTTCATGGGCGATACGGGCTCACTTGCCCTCGGCGGAGGTATCGGCGTAGTCGCGGTATTTATAAAGAAGGAGCTTCTGCTGTTCCTGGTAGGGGGTATATTTGTCCTCGAGGCGCTCTCGGTTGTGTTGCAGGTCTTATGGTTCAAGACGACTAAAAATAGATTATTTCTTATGGCGCCTATACATCACCATTTTCAGTTCCTCGGCTGGAAGGAGTCGAAGATAACGATACGGTTCTGGATAGTCGCGATAATCCTCGCGTTATTCAGCTTGGCGACACTTAAACTGCAGTAA